ACGATAGTTTGAAAGCTAAATATTATGTATAACTAGGGTTGGCCGAAAAATATAAAAATATATAATTAATGTTAACGAATATTTCCAAATGTTTAGCTTATTTTAATTTAAGGTAATATTAGTTTTCATTGTGTATGTTTTGTTATTCTTATAATAGATTATGTTTATCTTAATATTGAAGACATTTTTATGAATACATAATAGTTTTACATAATTTATTTGTTTATTCTACTGTACTAATAGTTTTGATAATAAGCAAAATAAAAATTTAGTACAAAAATCTCGGATTAATTTGTGCCAAAATATTATTTTAGATTGATGTCAATGTTCTGTTAGATTTTTAAAAAATTGATCAAAATTTTTTTTTTTGGATTATTAAATATTTTATCAATAAATTTGGTTTAAAACAATAAGATGATGCAAACGTGGAATACTTAATAAACTTTTACAAATTATAGTGTTAAATTTTTAGACAACTTCTTTTGATGAAATTTCATCAGGAAAATAAAGGATTCAGCTTTATTAATAGTATAACATTAGTTTTGATATTTGTTATTAGATTTAATTTTTTATATACTAAATAAGAGGTGTGCTTGCACGAATATCTTTTCAAATGTGTCAACGCTCTGATTGTTTTTATTAGGTTAGCAGGTGTCATTTATCGAGAAGATATGTTACGGGAAATGTTTTACGTTGTGTGAGTTTTATCTGATATTATTTTAATGATTTGTAATTGTATCGTGTATTTCAGGTAAAGTAATTTATTTTGAAAGTCTTTCCTCTAAGCTCCCATTTTCCATTTTCCATGAACTCATACACCAAATACCCATATGCAGGACACGTACGAAAGCGAAAGACTAATGGCAATAGGGTTGTAATCAAGTTTATCTTTTGTACCAGACATCGTTATGTACGAAATAATTAAACCACCGTATTTCTCGTGCGATTCCCTTTTTTTTTTTCATTTCAGCTTGCTTCCTTCTAGTTCCACCATCATCTGCGCTTTTTCACTTGCTTCCATTGTAGCTCTAGACTTGCCTTCTCCATCTTTGGAATAGCCAGGACTGTCGCTTCAGCACTCCTAGCTTCCTCAAATCTTCGAGCTTCTTACATTCTCCACAGCTTATGCTAATTTTTCAAGAGAAATACGGGAGTCATAAAGTTGTAGACGGAGCAGCTTGCTCATCATCAACTATCCCTGCTTGACACCTATGTAGACGGAGCAGCTTGCTCATCATCAACTCTCCCTGCTTGACACCTATATTTCTAACCGTCCTTTTGTATTAAGTGCTTCTTTCGACGCTGAGCTGTACATGTCCATGGTTTGCCTAAGTTCAAGCCTTCATCTTCTCATCTCAGCTTCAATATCTCTCGGTAAGTCAATGACTGGTGTTTATTTGACGGTGAAAACCTTTTTGTCAATGTGAATGGTCGTCACGCTAATGTCTGGTCAGAGTCGGTGTTTTCAACTTCGTTGGTTACGGCGAAGCTCGTAGGGTAACACATACTGCCATCAAGATAAATCAATTTCAGCATTAAAGAATAGAAAACCTTTCTTGAAATGTTATAGTATAAGAGGTGTGGCAGAAGTAACATACCACTACGACGGAGTTATCCTTTGGGGACTCTTCCTCTAACTCCTCAAAATAATGTTTTAATACATATAAAGATCGCCAATTTCATCATCAACTATATAAAAGAAACTTCGGGGAAGATTTTCTGATAATCAAGAAATAAACAAATGGATCCCATTCAAATTAAATGTTTGGATTAAAAGCTTGATAATGAATTTACGAATAAAGCGAAACAGAATCAACAGACAAAACAATAATCATTGTCCAATTATTTAAGATAACAGAAGCTTATGGAATTTTTTTTTGATAATGAACGACATGAACAAATGGATCTCCATTAAAAGAAAAGTTAGGTTTAAAAGAAAAGTTAGGTTTAAAAGTATAATAATCAATACATGAAGAACGCGAAACATAATCAACAAACAAAATAATTATCATCTCCCAAATACATGATGATTTTGACGGTGGATTTACCTGAGCTTCGAGGAGGAGCATGTGAACCCCATTAGGTCGCCGCCGCAATTCACACTCCTGATTTCTCAAAAACTAAGGAGGCGGACATCGACGGTGGAGGGACAACCGCCGGCGTTCAATCGGCAAGGAGGACAGAGGGGTTAGCCATTTTCAAAGGTATATTTCTTAAAAAGCTTATGAATGAGAAGAAAGAACGGATGAATTTCATGGGGCAAAACATACCTTTTTATAGCTGAAGATTATGATGATCGCAGTAAATGGGAAAGCAATGAATTATAGACCGTCAATAGCTGATGCCTCAATTGTAGACGACTCTTCGCTTGAGCGTAACCAGAAAACGTTTCCAGTTTCTCTCAATCAGGAAGATGAACAGGATCGTGTATCTGACGGAATGATAAAGAAGAAGGTGAAACATCACAGTCGGAACCCAATATCGAGTTTTCGTCTGCAACGGCGAATGTGAGATGGGTGTAACTCTAATAGCAAAAACGTTGCGTTTGGATATTCATACCTGTTCAACTTTTCGGACTGGGCTAATAAAATAACATTACGGTCCGTTAACATGTAAAGCCCATACGATCACACTCTGATTTAAATGAAACGGAGCGTTTAGAAAGAGGACACGTGTCGAGACTATAGGACTCGAATTTGTGCGCTGGCAGCTGAGGTGGACACTCTAGGAAGGATCCAAAGCTTTCTTTATATATAAAGATTATTTTTGTGATTTAGAAACCAAATAATATATACATTTCAAGGACTAGGATAAATACTTCTTATGTCTTTCTCATGATCAGTCTAATTAGCATATCTGATTGACCTTTTCTTTATCATATTTAAAATATGAATGGATCTTAGTATTGCTTTTTGAGATAAAACTTAGTATTGGTTTTTCTACTTTTTGAAACAGTGTAATTTTAGCTTAATTTTGAGAAAAGTACTAATATTTAAAAACGGCAACACACAACAAAACAAATCTTGAAATAAAGAATCAATAAGTTACATACTAAATTGTGTATTTTCAAAAACAAATAATGTTTCATGCAACATATATATACATAAGATGGTTTGATTGTATAAAAAGTGAGGATAGATAAAGAAACGCACACGTTATACTACCCAAGAAAGATTCCAATGGAATCACAACCAAGGAATGAAGATGACGAGATGTGGAGGAGGTGGTGAGTGGTTTAAATTATGATTTACTTACTAATTGTGATGTAAATTATGATGTTCTCAAAGAGAGTCGATGTGGTTGTCAATGCTTGGCTAATGCCATGACTAAACCAGATATCTTAATCCCAATTTGTGTCTATTTTTAAGAGTCCCTTGGATCTCCATATCTTTTTGGACGGCGGGACACCTAATTAGGCATCTCCATCCATTTTATATTCCATTTAATTATGTTTTTTTTCTCCAAAACTTATTACTTATGATCATTAATGTAATATTACTCCTGTCTCACGATATAAAATATTTATGTATTTTATTTATAAAGGTACTTTACTTTTTGTGAAAAAAGAAAATTATTTGATTCTTGGAACTATTTCTATTCTGCAGTATTTTATGATTTGTTAAATTGTATTCAAATATTGAATAATGTTTCAAAAAAAAACAAAAAAAATATATTTAGAGTACTATATTTTCTTAGACTTTGCATTTTTAGCTAAAACATTTTTAGCATAAAAAGTACTACTACGTAATTTAAAAGAAAAAAAAAGAAAGAAAAACTCATCATAGGTAGCACGAATTAAATAATAGAATTTGCTTGAATCAATAGAAAGTTAGAAACTGATATGAAATAACTCGATATTCATATCAGAGCATTACAATTTACAAGTAATAGATACGTAACGCGGGAGACAACAAACGAGGCGGGGATCGTGCTAAAATCTTCGTCGAGTCCACAAATGAATACTTGAATAGCTAGATCAAAGTTTACATAATAATCATAAGAAATAACCCACAAGGCATAATTAATTAGTTGGTTCCCTGTCAGTTGTTAATCAAAGAATAATCAGCAAAGCGCCGTCCAATTTCTTTTTATTTTGTGTAATTGTTATAAACTTTAGTAAATAAATGTATAAACGTATATACATGAATTATTAAATGCATTTAGCCGTTTAAAAAATACTAAATGTCACAGTACTTGGATAATTAAAGTGTATAATCTAACGAAGGTCGACGCTGTTACAACTTTATCCATGTTCGAGAATACTTAAAATTGATCCATAATAATAGGTAGATTTGGAATAAACATAGAGCTAAATGTGATTTAGAAGGAATAACCATTTGTGTGTTATACCATGAAACACCACGTAACACAAGAACCGTGACACATTAGATGCCATCATACCTTCAGTTTTTCTCTGGTTCCGAAACTCAATCATTGAATGCCTTTTAAATTTTGTTTGGTCTTTGAGAATACGGAGTAGCTAAAATACAAGAAAGCCATCATCATCCTCTTCCGTGTTTGTGAAGCCTGTGTGTGTGTGTGTTTGTGAGCTCATATCATTTAACTATTATATGGAATTTGAACATATAACCTAAAATTCTGATTAGATAATCTTGAAATTTTAGTCTTGTGGTTAGTGAATAAACGGGTTGAGATTTTTGATAATTTATATAAGAAGAAACATATGGGTGTTACCATGAAATACCACGTAATACAAGAACCGTGACACATTCGATGTCATCATACTTTCAGTTTGTTCTTTTTGTGGTTCCAAAACTCAATTCAATGAAGGCCTTTGAGTTTCTTTGGTGTTTGAGAATACGGAGTAGCCAAAGGTAAGCTATAAGATACAAGAGAGCCATTCATCATTCCGTGTAAATTGAGTTCAACCAGGAACCGCTTTTGACTTTCTTCCTACTAATTTCATAAAATCGAAAAAAAATTCGGGATGGGGGAGAAAATGAAAATACAAAATTATGTTGGCATATTTTGTAACAAAATGAAAGTATGTGGGGGTGAATAGTATGAAGACAGAAAAGAAGAGAAGGACTGATGTTGATAGGGTTAAACTCTAAACAAAAAGCAAATAGGGAAGGGTCCCGTAACACGTGGCCTGTGTCATTATTCATCTCTCTCTCTCTCTTCATCTCCTCCATATAAAGAAGAGAGCAGATGCAGATTAAAAGAAAATAGCAAATCGTTCAATATCGAATTCTTCAGCAACAGCAGCAAACACACTCTCTCTAAAATAATCTCTCTCGAAGAAGAAGATGGGGTTACAAGGTCAACTCTCTGACGTTTCATCAGATTCAATCCCTCTCATGCTCCTCGCACTCCTCGCTACTTTGTTCAAACACGTCCGCTCTTTCTTCCTCCGCTTCTCCTCCTCTTCCTCCGCCGTCGAAGAAGTAGCTTCTCCCTCCGCTTCCTCAGGACTCGCGAACCTCGCCGTACTCGCCGACCAGCTCAAACTCAATCGTCTCTTCTCATACCGATACGCCGACACCGCCGCCAACGCCACCGATTGCATCGTGTGTTTGTCTACACTCAAGACCGGAGAAGAAGTGAGGAAGCTGGGTTGCAGGCACGTGTTTCACAAACAGTGTTTGGAAGGTTGGCTCCAACATCTCAATTTCAATTGTCCGCTTTGTAGATCTCCGTTGCCTGGTCGTGGAGGAGGATGTGAATCGGTCTCTCTTCTCTCAGAAGCAGCCACTGCATCTGAGTGAGTTCTTCATTGTCTGATGAACAAAGGGAAAGAGAGAAGAAGAGTTTGGGCGTTTTTTTTAATCTCGCGGCTTTCTCCTCTTTCTTTGTTTTAGGGATTTGGGTGGTGCTTATTATTATTTTATTCAAAAGGGGATTCTTCGAATTTCTCATACATATATATATATATATTTTTTTTTTTTTTTGAGGAATCTCTCAGATCAGATCGGAGAGGTTCTTTTGTTATTCAAATTTTCGCACATGTAAATTTTTTTGTATGAAGTGTTTGTGTTGTTCAGAGAATTAACAAAAACGAAAGCTTGCTATACGCATGGATTTATAATTGTTCCTGCGTAGATAAAGAACTAGTAATATTTGCATTTTACTCTCTTCATTTTTTTTTTTTTTTTGGGATATGACACCTTGAATCCTGCGAGTAAAAACACCAGCAGCAAGTCATCAGCATTTGCCATGTGATGGGACCACGATGTCTTAAGTTTTGCACTTCTTTCTTCTCCTTCCACCCTTTGCATTTATCTTTGAAAAATATATTGTTTTCAAATCAAAGAGCAATGGGGCAGCTTAGACCATTGATTAACCCGAGATTTTTTTTAAC
This genomic interval from Brassica oleracea var. oleracea cultivar TO1000 chromosome C2, BOL, whole genome shotgun sequence contains the following:
- the LOC106325081 gene encoding probable E3 ubiquitin-protein ligase RHA2B, with product MGLQGQLSDVSSDSIPLMLLALLATLFKHVRSFFLRFSSSSSAVEEVASPSASSGLANLAVLADQLKLNRLFSYRYADTAANATDCIVCLSTLKTGEEVRKLGCRHVFHKQCLEGWLQHLNFNCPLCRSPLPGRGGGCESVSLLSEAATASE